Within the Canis lupus familiaris isolate Mischka breed German Shepherd chromosome 26, alternate assembly UU_Cfam_GSD_1.0, whole genome shotgun sequence genome, the region CCACCTTACCTTAATCCCTGCTGGCTAGTTTGAGGGAGCCTCTTTGCAAGTTTGGAGTTGTGAGCAGAtgtatcatttccttttcttcggCTCTTCCGTTGCCCAGACTtccccctccagctcccccaTAGGGATAAGAAACTCCTGTGCCACTGGGGGAGCCAGAGGGCCCAACACCAGAGCTCTTGTATCTTAAAACATCGTCTGCCTTTTGCTTATACTTTATAAAATGTCAgttcaaataataaattttttaaatctgtttcttgCTCAATTACTTGCTGCCCTGGCCAAGTGTCCTGTGACagtcccctgtcccctccctctccccagccctccccccgcTGCCTACCATGgtacctgcccccacccctggagcgCTTAGCTGGCAGGGCAACCTTGTTTTACAGGCCATCGTTGAGTAGAACCACCGGTTCCAGGGGTTCCTAGCCCAGGATCCAAGAAACCCACAAAATTAGATGAGAAATTGTACATAAGAGCATTTTCTGGAAGAAGTCAGGCtagctttcatcagattctcgAAGGGgactgcagcccccaccccctccccccgagaATCTCAGCTCTGTCACCAATCGTGCCTTTCAAGCCAAGGGTCTGCCTTGGTGCTGCCACTGCCCAGCCAACAATGTGTTTAAGCGATACTCTGGGGATGGCATCACCGTCCCCTGGAGGGAGAAATCGCACCTGGCTGATGGCACCCCTGAGAGTAGAATTTTGGTCTGTTCTGAAAGGGAAATTTGGTAGCCCCCGCGATGAAGTGCTCTACCCCGGCACCCCACCTCGGAATCAGAGGCCCCACATTTAGGCGGCTGGGGCTTAACCCTCTGCATTTAAACGACAAACACCAGCTTCCTGCAGACGGGCAGAGGCCCCGCACGCACAGAGGAGAGATGCCTTCCCCCTGTGAGGGCACAGCCTTCTCATTAAAGCGGTCTGGTGGCCTGCCATTAGGGGCCGGTCCGTGACAATGGGCTTAGGCAGGTGCTGTCTGGCCTCCCGACTCCGGGCCTTTGCTCCGGGCAGCAGCTGTGGCGGCCGGGAGCTtacggcggcggcggccggggcccgGACCGGGAGCCACGCGGGCCGCCTGCCTCGCCCTCGCCAGGCCAGATGCTCACCTGGTCGCCGCTGCGTGGGCTCCAGCAGGCGCCAGGCAGGGCAGGCTTTCAGCCTCGGCTGCTCACCGTGGGCTCCCCGCCGCGGGCTCTCCACGCAGCTCAGCACCAAGGGCCTTTTCTTCCCTGTGGAGGGAGGGAACACCCCCGCTCCCCGCAGCCCGAGCGCTGAGCCCGGCCCGGCTTTTCTCACCGCCCACTGCCAGGACACACGCCGCCCTGTCCCCACCCTAGGTCGGGGGTGCACAAGCTGCTGCTCAGCACCGCCTCGCCCTCATTGCTGTTGGGGGGCCGAAGACAGGAGCTTGGTCCCGTCCTGACCGGGTcggatgaggaggaggagcacCCACACCTGAGCCCGTGCTGGTACACTTGCCTCCTGATTCACGAAGAGCCCAGGGACAAAGGCAGTGCTGATGCCCTAGGAAGTCGAGGTAAAAAACCTGGCTCCTCCGGCTCCCCTCCCCAAGGCCTTCCCAAGGTCACTGTGTGGGCGGACAGCTTGCAAAGCAGGTGTTTGCAAAACCCTTGCCAAGGCGACTTGTATTTTTAACTCCCTGTCAGCCCACGGAAGTCACTGCCATTCCCAGTGCTGCAGCTTCACCTCGGcaggcaggtggggcaggggcaggtgcatAGGTGCCCTGCCCGTGTGAGCAGAGCACAGAGAGAAGTTTCTCGTCCCCTCGAACCAGAGTTGTTTTGTCCAAGTCCGGCAAGAGGGTGCCTGGCCAAAAGTGGAAGCTGTCACAACAGCTATTCTTACGCCATTCCCTTATCCATAATTCATGTTTTAACGTGGCTGCAGGACGTGTCCCGCCAGCCTCTCCTATTAGATTTCCATTACATGGCCCTTTTGCAAACCTACCAAACCAATGCATTTGTGTCAAAATGCCAGGGTCTTCTAACATCCAGAAGCTGAGTTCCGGTAACTTCTCCCCTTGGTGATGTGCAGCGGCAGGGGTCTGGACCCCGCTTTCAAGCTGACTGCTGGCACTGGGCGACCGAACAGAGACACGTGCCCGCCCCCCTGCTCGGTCTCCACTCACCGCTTGAGGCCCTCCAAACACAACCACACTTCCTTCAAATATTTGACCTACCATCGATGCCTgcccatttttccttttagttgcTGGTGGTATTCCTGATAGAGGCCAGGCTGGTAAACACAGCATATCTGTTGTATTGCCTATTGTAgaacaaatttcaaaacaaacatCACTTGCTTCCGATGAGGTACCCCATCAGGCACCTCGGGGGGATGGCTGCACTTGCTCAGGGGCTGGGTAGCCAGAAAGCCCTTCCTGGGTGTGCCAAGGTGTGCCAGCCTTGGGACCTCCGGCACACCTGCCTCCTTTCTCTGGTGGCCATCCTGAGACCTGTCTGCTGTGCCAGGAGCAGCGACTCTCAGCCTTTGTTAACCAGAGGCCAGCAGCCCTGCTAGACTGTGAGGAATTAGCCTTCCCTTTCTAGAAGCAGGTTTTTACCAACTCATCAGCAACCCTGATCATTCCCCCAATGGCCAAATGAGCAGAAACACCACCTCACATGCTTAGCACCCTGGGAGCCGGTGGGAGAGCTCCAGGTAAACCCCCGCAGGCCACGCTCGGGTGGAAATCAGCACGAACCTTGCCAATCAGATGACACCCTCGGTGACTGGGAACAAATAAGCTTTCTTTGGAGCAGCGTGGACTGGGTTCATGGtgaataaatctcattttaattagCTGGTTAGGTAAGCTGTGGCCCATGGCTTCAAAGACATTAGGCTGGCCCTCAGTGGTCtgagcaaatgaaaacatttgaagTATGCCCACAGTGGCCACATCTCCCAAACTAAAACTCAGGGCATAGGGGCTGATGGAAGATTCgttatttataaaaacactttACATTAATGAACTGCCTTTGTTGAGAAGCACAAAACTGAAGCAAATTGGGAGAGTCTCAGAAAATCCAGGCCTGTGGTGGCCATGCCAGCCATCCTGCTGCTCAGAGGCACTGTGAGTCCGGCACGCttgtggggtgagggggggggggaacgacTGCCCGCATCTGCGAGGCTGCAGGGGGCTCACTGAGGGGGACACTGCTGGGAGATGGCCAGATTCCCACGCACCAGGCCCTCCCGGAGACTAGACTCTCTCCCCTGGCAGCCAGGACACCCAAGGGCGTGAGCGGGACCCTCCCCGAGCAGCAGGGGACGGCAGGGGGCCGCAGGGAGGCAGGTCACGTCCCACTCCGCTCCAGGAAACTGCCTGGCTGGCTGCTTCACGGTTCAGGGGCCCTCCAGATGGCTGGCACCTGCAGGGTAGGAAGCAGAGGCCTCCGCCTTCGCCCCCGACCTACTGCTTTGGAAATGTCAAAACACTTGTTGAGTAAGTGCCAGTCTAAGCAGCAGAGTTCTGGAAATGACTTCAGAGTGCTCTGCCTCCGCACAGACGGGGCCGCGCCGCCTGACGGCCACCCCCCGTGACCTCaggccccaggggcccaggctgTCCTGCTACACGCTGACCCCCCAACAGGAGGCCAGCCAGTGTCTGTGCTCGCCCCCAAGCTCCCTAATGCTCAGGGTCCCCCAAACCACCACCGCCAAGGTGCGCCAGCCTCGGGACCTCCGGCACGCACAGTCCCCCGTCCCCACGGCCACACTTCAACCCGCCTCGCTGCTCCGTTTCAACTGCTCACGTACACGGCGACAGAAAGCTCATCCTCAGCCCGGCGGTAGCTGCTTGCATCCGCACGAGCAGCCCCAGAGAGAGGCTGCAGAACCGGGGGGCCGACGCCTCCGGGAGGCAAGCCAGGGCCTGCAGGGCACAGGGTGGGAGGCGGTGGTGCGCCTGGCCGCACCTTTTATGTGCTGAACCCAACGCACAGGTGTTCGATAACAAAACCATGGAAATGCGCGAACGCCAATAACAGCAGCTCTCAGTTGCCAGAACTTCCTTGGGAGGCTGGAAAGGAACCTCCCAGTGAGTGTGGCTGAAAGGAACCAAGCGAGGAGGCCTGGAACGCCACCAGCAGTGACCGACCACAGCGACGATGGCCATGCCGGCCCCGCCGAGCGCCGACTCTGAGCGTGCAGCCTAAGCCAgcctccgcggagcccccggcCACAGACGCCAACCGACGCCAACGGGACAGACCACCTTCACTTCCCGGCGCCCCGATTAGATCACATATCCCCGAGTCGGAAGGGGACTCTGGAGCTCTGGGAGCCACTCACCTGGGGCAGTCCCCTCCCCCGCTGCCACCGCCACTTGGGAGGCCACACACGCTGGGCCCAGAAGGGCGGGGCCCACCCTGCTCCCAGCTCCCACCGTCAGCAGCCAGGCCTCGAGTCCGGCACCCTGGGGACCCTTGTGGGCTCGGGTGCATCACGGTGGGTGCCCCTCATCATCCCCCTGCCCACACGCTCCGTCACGCCGCCGAGGAAGCCCCACCGCCCGGGCCCGGCCACCACGGAGCAAGGAGCTGCTGGGCTCACGTTACTGCCCAGCACTCACTCGTGCGGCAAAAGAGCAAACACTTCACCCAAATTAAACCAGaagacccggggggggggggggggaacctcaGAATCAGCCTTTGAAAACGAGCTGCTGCTGGCTCTCGTTCAGCCTCGGGCCACCGGGCAGACGTGGGGAGCACACAGGAGCCGTGTTCATTACCAAACcgtttcttttttattagagaTAAAAACAGCAGAGTCCCACGTACCTCACCCCAGGGCAGACCAGACAGCGGCGGGGGGCTCTCCCCGGGAGCCGCAGCAGGACAGCCACGGCGCGGCCGGCGGCCTCGGGGCGGCCGGGTCAGTGGCAGAGGGCGATGGTCTCCATGTTAAGGAAGCGGACATGCATCTTGGTCTCGATGTCTATCCCCTGCCAGATCTGGAAGGGACAGAGCAGCGTGACGCCGTGCCCCCACGGCCGCCAGCCCGGGTCCTTGCCCGTGTCCCCgggcgccctccccgccgcccgcacAGGTGATGCCAAGACTGTGAGCTAAGCGAGGCCTTTCTGCGGGTTCACCGGGATCTGACATTTGGATCTTTTCTGATACTGTCACAGCAAGTTATCATTAAGCGCCGAATCCAAGCTCGGAGCCGGAGCCATTTCAATCCCACCCACCACACTCCGTGGTTTCCATGCAAACTCCTTAACCCCATTCCACCTCCTCTGCTTCAGCACAGTGCCGAGACCACCACCTGCACTGCCCACGGAAGTCACGCAGTGCTGGAGGCTCAAATGGCATCATCCACAGAGACGTCCCATTCGCTGTGAAGCGCTGTGCAACTGCAAGATTTTATGACGCCAGCTTCACTGATTCAAAGGTCACAACAGTTTGGTCTCTATAGCCTCCCCGCGGGGGACAGGAGGTCTCCCCTGTCCGGTGTAGACAAGCTTAGCTTACTCCCGGGAAGAATCATTTCTATGCCCAGATGTCCACTGCCACACAGCTGGTACTAGTTCTGCCATTAGAGTCCATCGtggccagggccccaggggacACCCAGGCCACCCGACCCCGTCTGCCACACTACAAAGGCCCCCCAGTCCTAGGGCTGCGCTTGCCAGCTCCTTGGCCCCTGGGGGCCCAACAAGGCCACTGATGGAGAAATGGCTGGACGCGCTGGTGTGACTTCTGCCTCCACGCCTGTGTGAGAACTCACATTCCCAAGCCATCACCTGCAGCATCTCCAGGGACAGCCCCATGGGTCCCCAAGCTGCAGGGAGCCCTTGGTGCATTTCTTGCCACTGTCACACACCCACAGTTCCCCAGCGGCTTCCTGGTCTCCTGCACCTGTTCTGAGTGTGCTGGGGTCTGGTGCGGGTGCAGAGAAATCAGACCCGGTTCCTGGGGAGCAGCTCCAACCCCTGTTCCCAGGGAAGCTGCCTGGCACCCAGGTGCTTTCTGCTAAACACCAGGTGGCAACAGGGTCCCGGGGAAAGGCtcgggagggacagggaggggcccGCTGGTCAGGAAAGGCCCTCCCTGGCGCGTGGACAGACTGGGGAGCACTGGAggcacgggggtgggggctggggggagcctCCTGGGGAAGAGGCCGGGTCTCTCAGGCTCCTTTACCTGCCTGGCCCTGGTGTGTGCGGGCGAGGCGGCTGCACACCTCGGCCCAGAAGCTGGTGCcgcctgcctcctctcctgcagAGCTTGCTGCTGACGGGCCAGGGAGGGGGCCCcgtctgagctgctcctgggctcCACGGGGCCGTGAGCACCCAGGGCCTGGCCCGGCTCCGGCTCCAGGCCGCTCCGCTCCCTCAGGCTGGTCCGAGGCTGGCACGGTGCGCTGGGCCAGAGCCTGTGGGTCCTGTTCCCCTGACTTCCTGTCCTTCCTCTAATTCTAGGACGAGCCCAGCGATCCACAGACAGAGTAGTGGGCGCCAGGCAGCGGGCAGCGTGAGCTCATCTCCCTCAGCTGGGTGCGTCCCTATCAGAGCAGTGCGGGATCCCAGTTCCTAACCTCAGCGCACATTTGTGACGGCAGAGGGCTGGCGTCCACCCATGGGGGCTGCAAGAATGCACAGGAAAGCCATGGGCAGATCCCCACACAGTTGGCTCCACTGTGTGCTTCTGGGAAAAGCTGATGCTCACAGAGGCAAAGAACACTCCAGAATCTGCTTCCAACGGTCACTGGCAGTGCTTCTGACCAGGGCACCAGGGACTTgtgggggagagacagagccaTCGAGCCCTTTCCTCGTGCTTCAACTGCTCTAGCCATGGGTGAACCCTACTCTCCCAATCAAAGTAAGTAAAACCTGCATTTTAAAGACCACGCCCGGGCAGGACCCCTTTCCCCAGAGATGCGGGTCTCCTCCTGACCAGCGGGCACCCCCTCCAGCCCTACTCCCCTCCTAGACACCCACCTTCAGGAAGTCGTCGAAGGTGATCCCCTCATACACCTGGTCAGGCTCCTGGGGACAGAGCACATGCAGAGTGAGTGGCTGCCGCCAGGaggcccccacccccgcaggACACCGATGGTTGGGCCCCTGTAGTCATGAGAAGAGGGGGTCCCTCTGGACTGCTGCCTCCAGGCCAGTCACCCTGAACTCCCAACGTCTCCTCGGTTGGCTAGACggcaggagagaaggagggtgCAGGCTAACCAGGGCCCCACCTGAGCCCCCCATGGGAACCTGGTGGATGAGGCTGTAGAGGAAGGGGGTGAAGAGGCACGGgctccccttcccttccaccaccaccacacacctCCTGCCATTTCCCTGCACTGACCCTCGGGAGCTCACAGACCcctgggatggggggtgggggcagggaagggctggCCTCCCGGCCCACCCGTCACGCCCAGTGAGTCACTGTGATAACGTCCACCTCCCCCCAGCCAGTCACAGGCAGTGCCAgtctccctctgtgccttcccGGCCCTGGGCACACACGGAGCTCAGGGATCAGGGGTGCGACTCCTGCCCCTTCTGGCGCTCTCTCGGGCTCTGGCACAGCCAAGTCTCCCCAGACCTTGGCCCTGCCTGCAGCAGCCCTGGTGACAGTGACAGCCCGGCCGAAGTCCGTGAGCATCAACAGAGGACTGGCTCTAAGTAGATCCTGGTCATCTGTGCTATTCCTAAGCAGCCATTAGGAAGGGGTCGATCTCTACATGTAGGTATGGAGGAGGCCCCAAGATacactgcgggggggggggggggggggggcagcagaaCCATCAACGTGTGTCAGTCTCCTTCACTGCTACCCGGACTGCCACCACCTGCCCCCAGGATGTGAAGGGGGGGTCAGTACGGAGAAGGGGAAGAGCAGTCCAGTCATTTTGTgtgaatcaaaaataaaaggtggctcaggggtttagcaccaccttcggcccagggcgtgattctggagacccaggatcgagtcccacgtcaggctccctgcatggagcctgcttctccctctgcctgtgtctctctgtctcaaataaataaaatctttaaaaaaataaaattaaataaataaataaaaggcataagtATAGATGTCGGCGTATGTCGGAAACTAACCCCCCCCAACTCGATTCCCTTTAGGAGAAGGAGTGGATGCCGGGAAGGGGAGCACAGACCCCCTCCCTTCCTCGACCTCCCTGCCGTTGTCGCCCCGGGTTTTTAGGAAACCGGCAGGCACTCCGCCTCTTCGTTGTGTTAGGGACAGGCTGCCGAGGCGCCGAGGGCGGGCCACCTGGCCAGGGGGCAGCCAGCCGGCTCCACGCGTCCCCGCGGAGTCTTCACCCTCCCTGATGTCTTAACGCTTGTTCCTAACATAGAAACTCATCTCTGTAAACCCGTAAACCTCATAAGTGCAACCAGTTCTCAAACGCCCAGGGCCTGTCCCGGGGTCTGCTGCCCTTCccgcccaggggcccctccctgACCGCACCCCCGGCCTCAGGCCACaggaccgcccccccccctccccgagaATCCCTTGCAGGCGGGCGGGCAGCGCCGCACAAATGCTAAGCGTCCTCGGAGGCCAGATGGTATTGAGCAATGCGGCCCTCGCCCCGCGTgcgagcgtgtgtgtgtgtgtgtgtgtgtgtgtgtgtgtgtgtggcgcaCAGCTCATCTGTTTGTCTGGCCGGCGCTTgcctgagaaaatattttacgAGCACACAGAGGACCCATAAGGAGAGAAGGACGCTCGGGCCGCACACCAGGAAGCAGGCGTCGGCTCCAGGATACCTCCGCTTCTGAGGTTGTGTGGTTTTTATGCAGATCAGCAGCTGCCAGCTGCCAACAATTTTACTACAGCAAATTAAGAAAACTGTCACCAATTGAAACTGGAGTGGGACGGGAACAATTTAAAGAAGGGGAGTGTAATTAAATCAAATGGGAATCTGGCTCGACACGATGCCAGGGGAGCCCTGGGCTCCCCGCTGAGGTCACCAGCCCTTCCCGCCACAGCTAATTTGCTGAGTGGGGTGCTCTCACTGCAGCCAGAAGCCTCCCCCTGGGGCCAGGAGGCAGACGGGTAAAATCCAGGCTAATGGCATGACCCCGGCCCGCACCCCCACCCGCGAGCAGGCCCAGGCCGGCCAGGACCCTCGATGGCAGGCTTGGGCACGAACAGTGGGTTCCAGCAGGAGGACACTGCCCCACTCAGGCCGTGGTGAACCCAAAGCCCCAGAGAAAGCGGGAGCCGCGGCCACTTTAAATACACAGGTGTGAACAGGTGATGGCCCAGGTGGGACCTACCAACACCCTCAGGTGCCTGTCGTCGAGGTGCCCGGGGCTCAAAGCCACCGCAACAGGGGCTAACCAGGCTAGACCCAGCCCTACAAGACTGAGGCCACCAGGCAGAGTAAAGATCGCTCTTTAAATTCCGGAAAGTTCTCTGTGTCCCCATACTCGGTTTCCCCACCAGTAACAGGAGACTACAAACCTATGAGACGACGCAGGGGATGTACGAGGATGATGTCTGCACATGCCATGCAGCCACCCTCAGGGCCAGGGGCGTGTCTGCAGGTGCATCCCATCCCCACAACCCAGTACACGCACGCTGGGGGCCACTGCTCACTCGGTCATCACGCAGCGACCGCTCTGCTGGGGACAAGTCCTGTCCCATCAGGGACATCTGGCTGTGTCCAGAGACCCCCTCCCTCCTAACTGGGAGGAGGCCAGAGACGCTGCTGAATGCCCTACGATGCCCAGGATGGTCCCCGCCACTGACAGCTGTCCCGCCCCGCGTGTCACCAGTGCCAGGTGGAGAAGCCCTGCTCTAACCGGCCCGAGCTCATCACCGGCCTGCCCAGCACCGGCCTGAGAAATGACCCAGCCGTTTCTCCACCAGCACGACCCCCACAGGCCTCCAGGGGGGTCCAGCTCCCGGGCCTGTCTCTCCCTGCCGCAGCTCTGCTAGGGCCCGAGGCAGCAACTTGGTCCCCTCCACggccacctgcctctggcccgcGCCTCCCTCCCGGGGCCGGCAGGGGCTCCCCCCTGCAGGCGCCAGCCCCCTCCTCTTGCTCATCTACGTGGGTCCCCGCTCCCAGCTCCACACTGGGGCCCAGACTAAGCGGCCGGGAGGGAGCCCCTGCTGACCGCGTCCCCAGCCCCTCGTGGTAAACTGACAGCAGCGTGGCAAGCTGATGGCTGCAGGCCGTGGGCAGGGGACGCgctgggggctccctggggcGGGAAAGGAGCAGGGTAGGGGCAGCGCGGGGGCCGCCCCCAGGCCCTCCAGAAACAGACTGCCACCGGGCGAGCCGTGGCAGGTGGCGGCCGGGATCGGGGTCCCCCCCCCGGGGTCCCGGCTCACCATCTGCCCCACACACACGCTGGCCGCCTCCATCATGGCCCCGTCGGCGATGGAGCGGGCCGACTCCTTCTCGATGTGCGGGTTTCCCGAGAGCAGCTCCTCCACCACCTGCCGGGGAGGCAGCCAGGGTGACCTCGGGCCTCCGTCGGGCCACGGGCCGGGAGGCGCCAGGAGCCCTGGCCGGCGGGCGGGGAGCATACTTTACATTTCGATATTCTTCCAGGGTGATGCGGCCGTCGCTGTCGGAGTCATACATGTGGAACAGAACTGGGGGCGGCGGAGAGAGGGGGGGCTCCGTCAGACGAGCTGGAGGGGAGCCCGCGTCCCCCCGCTTCCCCAACCGTCCTGCTCGAAAGGCTACCTCAAAACGAGCCAAAGACACCGTaatgacccccccccccggggcaaCCGTAGGGGTCAAGGGCCAAGGCCACGGGGCCAAACTGCCTCCCTCCTGGTGGGTGACCCTGGGCGAGTGAcccaacttctctgagcctcagctctcCCATCTGTACAACGGGAGTAACAGCAACAGTGTGTACTTCAGGGTGTGCACAGGCTCGGTGAGCCACAAAGCTGGCGGATCGGGACCCGCGGTCCCCACACGCCGCGAGCACAGACGTGACACTCGTGTTGATGTGAAGACAAATCAACGTTATTTCAAAGTATCATTCCTTGGGGTGCCCTGCGGGCTCAGCAGGAcaagcgtgcaactcttgatctggggttgtaactttgagccccacattctgcagagattacttaaaaataaaatcttcaaacaaaataaaaaacaaaaaataaaataaaatcttcacacacacacacaaaaaaaaaccccagggaatccctgggtgactcaacggtttagcactgccttcagtccggggcctgatcctggggacccaggatcgagtcccacgtcgggctccctgcatggagcctgcttctccctctgcctgtgtctctgcctccctctgtctctcatgaataaataaaatcttaaaaaaaaaaaaaaaagaaagcatcactCCTCAAAGACCCAAGAAGGCAGCGATCATGGGCAGGCCATGGGCCCCCTGCCAATATTCAGGCCCCTGGCTGGTCTGAGCCGGCCCCCTGAGGGCACAAGGGACCTCagcacctcctcccctctggttatTCCACTTTGTGTCATTCACTTTGTTCCTGGACTGACATCACTCAGCATCCAGCAGCCCAAGGGAGGCCAGGAGCTGAAGGGGaggcagcccccgcccccctaGCTCAGCCTCAAGCTAAGTGCCCTGCGCTGGCGTCGATCCAGCACAGACCAGACACCCCACGCCGGGCAACGTGCGGCAAACGTCTTCGCTTCTCATCCGCACGTGACCCTGTGAGGCGAGCCTGCCCTGAACCCATTTCA harbors:
- the LOC119866164 gene encoding uncharacterized protein LOC119866164, translating into MAIVAVVGHCWWRSRPPRLVPFSHTHWEVPFQPPKEVLATESCCYWRSRISMVLLSNTCALGSAHKRCGQAHHRLPPCALQALACLPEASAPRFCSLSLGLLVRMQAATAGLRMSFLSPCNTTDMLCLPAWPLSGIPPATKRKNGQASMVGQIFEGSVVVFGGPQAVSGDRAGGRARVSVRSPSASSQLESGVQTPAAAHHQGEKLPELSFWMLEDPGILTQMHWFGRFAKGPCNGNLIGEAGGTRPAATLKHELWIREWRKNSCCDSFHFWPGTLLPDLDKTTLVRGDEKLLSVLCSHGQGTYAPAPAPPACRGEAAALGMAVTSVG